A region of Paenibacillus sp. 37 DNA encodes the following proteins:
- a CDS encoding helix-turn-helix transcriptional regulator: protein MNHRKLAIMRLMDSRQKFTARELAERFDVSVRTIQRDLDALQALGFPLYTEVGVNGGYRVLPNRILPPLQFTQQEALGLFMMLEYLQQVPDFPYGSMREHLAEQYFSTLPEDVQDLIMRMREHITFVQHPGGHAEPLTTAILGAAVEKREIQFMYHARSGRKQVKVFPYGIYYEQGHWYMPARNKDRVLLYRVDRMQQLTVMESVDASVPSLKAWLDAKEDRASVEVVLQFTEFGARIAASDVLFKSVEGHEWRGLVPPEEFSFTARKLLSYGPEVKVVSPLELQQQVRGMLERSLSQYGGG from the coding sequence ATGAATCATCGGAAACTGGCTATCATGCGTCTGATGGATTCCAGACAGAAGTTCACTGCTCGGGAACTGGCAGAACGTTTTGACGTCTCGGTTCGTACGATCCAGCGGGATCTGGATGCATTGCAGGCGCTGGGCTTTCCTTTGTACACAGAAGTTGGCGTGAACGGTGGATACCGGGTGTTGCCCAATCGAATTTTGCCACCTCTTCAATTCACGCAGCAGGAGGCATTAGGGCTGTTTATGATGCTGGAATATCTACAGCAAGTCCCGGATTTTCCGTATGGATCGATGCGTGAGCATCTGGCTGAGCAGTATTTCTCTACTTTGCCTGAGGATGTACAGGATCTAATTATGCGAATGAGAGAGCATATCACCTTTGTCCAGCACCCCGGTGGGCATGCCGAGCCTTTAACAACAGCGATATTGGGTGCAGCGGTAGAAAAGAGAGAAATCCAATTTATGTATCATGCCCGCAGTGGGCGTAAACAAGTCAAGGTCTTCCCCTATGGCATCTACTATGAGCAGGGACATTGGTACATGCCAGCCCGTAATAAGGACCGCGTATTATTGTATCGGGTGGATCGCATGCAGCAGTTGACGGTTATGGAATCAGTGGATGCATCTGTTCCGAGCCTGAAGGCGTGGCTAGATGCCAAAGAAGACAGAGCAAGCGTAGAAGTGGTGCTGCAATTCACGGAATTTGGAGCAAGGATTGCTGCGTCAGATGTGTTGTTCAAGTCGGTTGAAGGCCATGAGTGGCGCGGACTTGTTCCGCCTGAGGAGTTCTCTTTTACAGCGCGAAAGTTACTCTCCTATGGGCCGGAAGTGAAGGTGGTGTCTCCGCTCGAACTGCAACAGCAGGTTAGAGGAATGCTGGAACGGAGTTTAAGTCAGTATGGTGGGGGATAA
- a CDS encoding GNAT family N-acetyltransferase, whose translation MSTYQVIPMVYNSKEQIDAIFLLEQQCKQLDSVHLKADLDHISKKDGDHALLCYRHGDLVGLLSWYPSDGVTGNINAIVHPDFRRQGVFSSLLKRAILDMKPQGINQLSYRVPQGLSPGLLTAQSLGAIYDRAEYSMQLVNEVLSVVEPPELTLSVAEAEDMEFMVTCSSQAFGDSEDWTREYFMQTNEPSRVTYIAWQDQQPVGLIRVNSINATTAFIHNFCILPAYQGRKIGRTVLHILVNLLRKQHYTDIRLSVVTENKRALNLYRSVGFEVNSEYHYFSGSL comes from the coding sequence ATGTCAACTTATCAAGTCATTCCCATGGTCTATAACTCCAAGGAACAGATTGATGCTATTTTTTTGCTCGAACAACAATGTAAACAACTGGATTCCGTCCATCTAAAGGCAGACCTTGACCATATCAGCAAAAAAGACGGAGACCATGCGCTCCTCTGTTATCGCCACGGTGATCTGGTAGGACTCCTCAGTTGGTATCCATCCGATGGCGTAACCGGGAATATTAATGCCATCGTACACCCAGATTTTCGTCGCCAAGGTGTGTTCAGCAGCCTACTGAAAAGGGCCATCCTGGATATGAAACCACAGGGAATCAACCAACTCAGTTATCGCGTTCCTCAGGGCTTATCTCCGGGCCTTCTTACTGCCCAATCCCTCGGAGCCATTTATGATCGTGCGGAGTACTCGATGCAACTTGTGAATGAGGTGCTTTCGGTTGTGGAGCCACCTGAACTAACGTTGTCCGTGGCAGAAGCCGAGGATATGGAGTTTATGGTCACTTGCTCCTCCCAAGCCTTTGGAGATTCGGAGGACTGGACACGCGAGTACTTTATGCAAACAAATGAACCCAGCCGAGTCACCTATATTGCATGGCAGGACCAACAGCCTGTTGGGCTGATACGGGTTAACTCCATTAATGCAACTACCGCATTTATTCATAACTTCTGTATCTTACCTGCTTATCAGGGACGGAAAATAGGACGCACCGTGCTTCATATTCTGGTGAATCTCCTAAGGAAGCAACATTACACAGATATCCGTCTATCCGTTGTTACCGAGAACAAACGCGCTTTGAATCTGTACCGCAGTGTTGGTTTTGAAGTGAATTCAGAGTATCACTATTTCAGCGGTAGTTTATAA
- a CDS encoding ATP-binding protein codes for MKLLQTKRMDRYKYLIIMLIIFGVLLGMRSVWSELFNTVDEHRAVNGVLDLRDVDLDQSPVMYLNGEWELYPDELLTLQNISKRDGGAKSVQVPGDWGSAQNQEHESSYGYGTYRLRILTDPLQTPVTFWFKGIRSSSEIELNGDANGGTGEVSSDSITYIPGSTSYTVTYDQEGTTSIELLIRVANYDSPYMGGISKPVRFGSQAAVDYSRWYSIGFQLVIFLILLLHGMYACILYAFNRQERSLLVGAVLTLTVGITVTMGHDNILMLWLPINYTWGIKIRLISLLLQNACILLLFQRLTMVHLRKAWLQWHVVMTLIYTAVIVVVPIHITYTMIHYNFINLFFLVSLIWFLYIVGTMIFRKQADRDIVFLLLTAGGITSNLLWSVAETARDVTTVYYPIDIIFAITGFSAYWFKKYFRNAKENMKLNTELQKGDKIKDQFLANTSHELRTPLHGIINIAHNVVTREKNRLDERSLEDMELLVTIGRRMSHLLGDLLDVVRLKEHRIVLRQSPLSIQSVVPGIIAMLQFMAERKPVHLHMEIPESFPLVMADEERLVQILYNLLHNALKHTEEGTITVSAEICEGHALIHVTDTGIGMDEDTRMRIFLPYEQGSYGISDGQGIGLGLNICKELVELHGGALTVRSELGTGSVFSFDLPLADEAANQAQSQLPLIWEQAAEMMEDAPGGFLLPRQGMGDAEALATAEMAPLLKEGRATILAVDDDPVNLDVLVSILSTEPYDITTAGSGQEAMELLGTRQWDLLITDVMMPNMSGYELTQKVREQFSMSELPVLLLTARSQPPDIYTGFASGANDYVTKPVDAVELKYRIRALTLLNQSIQERLRMEAAYLQAQIQPHFLFNTLNSLMVLSDIDTEHMRKLGEAFSSYLRISFNYLNTGELVKLSYELELVEAYLYIEKTRFEDRLSVVLNVEPDLPLLLPPLSIQPLIENAVRHGLLSRNVGGTLCLSITRHEGYTRIEVKDNGKGMEPEKVAELLHATPGGKGGIGIVNTNRRLLQRYGRGLSIVSEPGEGTMVSFDIPDKI; via the coding sequence ATGAAATTACTTCAAACAAAACGTATGGACCGTTACAAATATTTGATCATCATGCTAATCATTTTTGGAGTGTTACTTGGCATGCGCTCGGTATGGTCAGAGTTATTCAACACAGTAGATGAACATCGCGCCGTTAACGGGGTGCTTGATCTGAGAGATGTGGATCTGGATCAGTCCCCTGTTATGTACTTGAACGGGGAATGGGAACTTTACCCGGACGAATTACTGACCCTGCAAAATATTTCCAAGAGGGATGGCGGTGCGAAGAGTGTTCAGGTCCCAGGAGACTGGGGGAGTGCACAGAATCAGGAACATGAGAGTTCGTACGGTTATGGAACGTATCGATTGCGTATTTTGACAGACCCACTTCAGACGCCCGTTACCTTCTGGTTCAAGGGGATTCGAAGTTCATCCGAGATTGAGTTGAACGGAGACGCCAACGGGGGCACAGGTGAGGTCTCCTCGGATAGCATTACATATATACCCGGGAGTACTTCATATACAGTGACCTACGATCAGGAAGGAACAACCTCCATTGAACTACTGATTCGCGTAGCCAATTACGACAGCCCATATATGGGTGGAATTAGCAAACCTGTTCGCTTTGGCTCACAGGCAGCTGTTGATTACTCGCGGTGGTACTCCATTGGTTTTCAGCTGGTCATCTTTCTGATTTTGCTCCTTCACGGCATGTATGCCTGTATTCTTTACGCATTTAATCGGCAGGAACGATCCTTGCTGGTTGGAGCCGTATTAACTTTAACTGTTGGCATCACGGTTACGATGGGTCATGATAATATTTTGATGTTATGGCTTCCGATCAATTATACCTGGGGCATTAAAATTCGATTGATCTCATTATTGCTGCAAAATGCTTGTATCCTGCTGTTATTCCAGAGATTAACGATGGTTCATCTACGAAAGGCATGGCTACAGTGGCATGTTGTCATGACCTTGATCTATACGGCCGTGATTGTGGTTGTGCCCATTCATATTACATATACCATGATCCATTACAACTTCATTAACCTTTTCTTTCTTGTATCCCTGATCTGGTTTCTATATATCGTGGGAACGATGATCTTCAGGAAACAGGCAGACCGGGATATTGTTTTTCTGCTGCTTACTGCAGGAGGCATTACATCCAACCTGTTATGGAGTGTGGCCGAGACAGCCAGAGATGTGACAACAGTCTATTACCCTATTGACATCATCTTTGCCATTACCGGCTTCTCCGCCTATTGGTTCAAGAAATACTTCAGGAATGCCAAAGAGAATATGAAGCTGAATACAGAACTGCAGAAGGGTGACAAAATTAAAGATCAATTCTTGGCGAATACATCACATGAACTGCGGACCCCACTGCACGGGATCATTAACATCGCTCACAACGTGGTCACCCGAGAGAAAAACCGGTTGGATGAACGGAGCCTGGAGGATATGGAGTTGCTGGTTACGATCGGTCGACGGATGTCGCATCTCCTTGGTGATCTACTGGATGTAGTCCGACTGAAGGAGCACCGCATTGTGTTGCGTCAGAGTCCTCTTTCCATACAGTCGGTTGTGCCTGGCATTATCGCCATGCTGCAATTCATGGCAGAACGGAAACCAGTCCACCTTCATATGGAGATTCCGGAATCGTTCCCACTGGTCATGGCTGATGAAGAAAGGCTCGTTCAGATTTTGTATAATCTGCTGCATAACGCGCTTAAACATACAGAGGAAGGAACGATAACCGTAAGTGCCGAAATTTGTGAAGGACATGCTCTGATTCATGTGACGGATACAGGCATTGGCATGGATGAGGATACACGGATGCGTATTTTCCTTCCATATGAACAAGGGTCGTATGGAATCAGTGACGGACAAGGCATCGGGCTTGGACTGAACATCTGCAAAGAGCTCGTAGAACTGCACGGCGGGGCACTTACGGTTCGCTCGGAACTCGGAACGGGCTCGGTATTCAGCTTCGATCTGCCACTCGCGGATGAAGCCGCCAATCAGGCTCAGTCACAACTTCCCCTGATATGGGAACAGGCCGCCGAGATGATGGAAGATGCACCTGGCGGATTCCTGTTACCCCGCCAAGGTATGGGGGACGCGGAAGCCTTGGCGACGGCAGAGATGGCTCCGTTGTTAAAAGAGGGGAGAGCTACCATTCTGGCTGTGGATGATGATCCGGTGAATCTGGATGTGTTGGTCAGCATTCTTTCGACGGAACCATATGATATAACTACAGCAGGTTCGGGTCAGGAAGCGATGGAGTTGCTCGGCACACGTCAGTGGGATCTGCTCATTACAGATGTGATGATGCCCAATATGTCTGGCTATGAGTTAACCCAGAAGGTGAGGGAACAGTTCTCGATGTCTGAGCTTCCTGTGCTGCTGTTGACGGCACGAAGTCAGCCGCCAGATATCTACACGGGGTTTGCATCGGGGGCAAATGATTATGTCACGAAGCCTGTAGATGCGGTAGAACTGAAATATCGGATACGTGCATTGACCTTGTTAAATCAGTCTATCCAAGAGCGCCTGCGCATGGAGGCCGCTTATTTGCAGGCTCAGATTCAGCCTCACTTCCTGTTCAATACGCTGAATTCACTTATGGTCTTAAGTGATATTGATACAGAGCATATGCGGAAGCTTGGTGAAGCTTTTTCATCTTATTTACGGATCAGCTTCAACTATCTCAACACAGGGGAACTGGTGAAATTATCATATGAGCTGGAACTCGTTGAAGCCTATCTTTATATTGAAAAAACACGATTCGAAGATCGATTGTCGGTGGTATTAAACGTAGAGCCGGACCTTCCGTTGCTTCTCCCGCCGTTATCAATTCAGCCTTTGATTGAAAATGCCGTCAGACACGGTCTATTAAGCCGCAATGTAGGCGGTACGTTATGCCTATCCATCACTCGTCATGAGGGTTATACCCGTATTGAGGTGAAGGATAATGGCAAAGGTATGGAACCGGAGAAGGTTGCAGAACTGCTACATGCTACGCCAGGTGGAAAAGGCGGAATAGGCATTGTGAATACAAACCGCAGATTGCTGCAACGGTATGGTCGGGGATTGTCGATCGTAAGTGAGCCGGGTGAGGGCACGATGGTATCATTTGATATTCCGGATAAGATATAA
- a CDS encoding SGNH/GDSL hydrolase family protein, with protein sequence MISNENLKVYALPKIGNLKVHGRTTQERSPLTLFWTGSAVELNVQGSELWVEVESQYDMYESWISILINGVPVSRQMLTVGRYWVCVFRGMNADLVKNVRIVKDVQAMSGDPGCALQIHAVKSDGAFLPVQEKPYKIEFIGDSITSGEGAIGAKAEEDWIPMWLSAIHNYTFMTAEALNAEYRVISQSGWGVLTSWDNNPKGNIPEYYEQVCGLLTGERNDALGAGDQHDFGSWQPDVVVVNLGSNDGGAFQSPEWKDPDTGKVYKQRLNEDGTYHEEDLAAFEKAVEQFLSKLRKNNPAAHLVWAYGMLGFPMMPAIYRAIDAYTKGTGDRKVMIIQLPDTTEETVGARTHPGELSHRRTAEVLTEYVRGMIG encoded by the coding sequence GTGATATCTAATGAGAATTTAAAGGTATATGCTCTGCCTAAGATCGGAAATCTTAAAGTGCATGGTAGAACGACTCAAGAGCGATCGCCGTTGACGTTATTTTGGACGGGGAGTGCAGTCGAACTCAATGTACAGGGCTCCGAACTATGGGTTGAAGTAGAGTCACAGTATGACATGTATGAGTCATGGATCAGCATTCTGATCAACGGTGTTCCGGTGAGCAGACAGATGTTAACGGTGGGAAGGTACTGGGTCTGTGTATTCCGGGGCATGAACGCAGATCTGGTGAAGAATGTACGGATCGTAAAGGATGTTCAAGCGATGAGTGGTGACCCGGGTTGTGCCTTGCAGATTCATGCGGTGAAATCCGATGGAGCGTTCCTGCCTGTGCAGGAAAAACCGTACAAGATCGAGTTCATTGGTGACAGTATTACATCTGGCGAAGGTGCGATTGGAGCAAAAGCGGAGGAAGATTGGATTCCGATGTGGCTCAGCGCCATACATAATTATACGTTTATGACAGCAGAAGCGCTGAATGCGGAGTATCGGGTCATCTCGCAAAGTGGCTGGGGTGTGCTGACAAGTTGGGATAACAATCCAAAAGGGAACATCCCCGAGTATTACGAACAGGTCTGTGGCTTGCTTACTGGTGAACGTAACGATGCGCTAGGCGCAGGAGATCAGCATGATTTTGGTTCCTGGCAGCCGGATGTGGTAGTCGTGAACCTGGGCAGCAATGATGGGGGTGCATTTCAGTCACCTGAGTGGAAAGACCCCGACACGGGCAAGGTGTACAAGCAACGTTTGAACGAAGACGGTACGTATCATGAAGAGGATCTGGCTGCTTTTGAGAAAGCGGTGGAACAGTTCCTGTCCAAACTTCGGAAAAACAATCCGGCGGCACATCTCGTATGGGCTTATGGCATGCTTGGTTTTCCCATGATGCCCGCCATCTACCGTGCGATTGATGCGTATACAAAGGGGACAGGAGATCGTAAGGTTATGATTATCCAGCTTCCTGATACAACCGAAGAGACGGTAGGGGCACGCACCCATCCAGGCGAGTTATCTCACCGTAGGACGGCAGAGGTGTTAACGGAATATGTACGAGGAATGATAGGATAA
- a CDS encoding ATP-binding protein → MKRSMRNWVKNENVQMTAIAFATAVGAQFKINPFREDYFRIGLGVSILLFLLMIMPHLSYVKTGILTGIANLLFQSADLINHVQTVSILESMRDNLGAGVYYVVFAYGLSKFKHRFHEMQPLLLGGLITCIDFSSNLVELLFRGMLSGTNIFYMKEWLYLLVVGGLRSYFVIGLYNSIAVRQMRLLHAEQEKRMEQMLSVNSGLYSEVFYLKKAMNTIEGITADSYDLYRDLREQDMNQYSQRTLGIAQQIHEVKKDSQRILAGLLKLYDNEKAVNMSLSEVLNFASKANRKYSEMLHKQVEIDIEQQYDCESPYYIPLLTVMNNLIANAVEAIEHDGAVRIRVYEQEEKVQFVVMDSGKGVPEAKRDVIFEPGYTTKFNEVGIAATGIGLSHVRDIVQSLAGQIKVESASSGETGTTFVIAIPKMNLIKGADVDDTFYHDRG, encoded by the coding sequence GTGAAGAGATCGATGCGCAATTGGGTCAAAAATGAAAATGTACAGATGACGGCCATTGCCTTTGCCACAGCGGTAGGGGCGCAATTCAAGATAAATCCGTTCCGGGAAGATTACTTCCGAATCGGGCTGGGGGTTAGCATCCTTTTATTTCTGCTGATGATCATGCCACACTTGTCTTATGTGAAGACAGGGATCCTGACAGGTATCGCGAATTTGCTATTTCAGTCAGCAGATCTCATCAATCATGTGCAGACCGTCTCCATACTGGAAAGCATGAGGGACAATCTGGGGGCAGGTGTGTATTATGTGGTCTTTGCCTATGGACTTAGCAAGTTCAAGCATCGATTCCATGAGATGCAGCCTCTTCTGCTCGGCGGGTTAATCACATGTATCGATTTCTCCTCTAATCTTGTTGAGCTTCTTTTTCGCGGAATGTTAAGCGGGACCAATATCTTTTATATGAAGGAATGGTTGTATCTGCTTGTGGTAGGTGGTCTGCGAAGTTACTTTGTGATTGGGCTATATAACAGCATTGCGGTGAGGCAGATGCGGCTTTTACATGCAGAGCAGGAGAAGCGGATGGAGCAGATGCTGAGTGTGAACTCGGGTCTGTATAGCGAGGTCTTTTACCTGAAGAAAGCGATGAATACGATCGAAGGCATTACGGCAGACAGCTATGATCTATATCGCGATCTCCGGGAGCAGGACATGAATCAATACAGTCAGCGTACCCTGGGCATCGCTCAACAGATTCATGAAGTGAAGAAGGATTCACAACGTATTCTCGCGGGTCTGCTGAAGCTGTATGATAACGAAAAAGCGGTTAACATGAGCCTGTCTGAAGTACTGAACTTTGCCAGCAAAGCAAATCGAAAATATAGCGAAATGCTGCATAAGCAGGTCGAGATCGATATTGAGCAACAGTATGATTGTGAGTCTCCGTATTACATTCCTCTTCTCACGGTAATGAATAACCTGATTGCCAATGCGGTAGAAGCGATTGAGCATGACGGGGCGGTCCGAATTCGTGTGTATGAGCAGGAAGAAAAAGTACAATTCGTCGTGATGGATTCTGGAAAAGGTGTACCTGAAGCCAAACGGGATGTCATCTTCGAACCGGGCTACACAACCAAGTTCAATGAAGTTGGCATTGCCGCGACGGGCATTGGCCTGTCCCATGTGCGTGATATCGTCCAGTCGTTGGCGGGACAAATTAAGGTAGAGTCGGCGTCTTCGGGAGAGACAGGGACAACATTTGTTATAGCTATTCCCAAAATGAATCTGATCAAGGGGGCCGATGTCGATGACACTTTCTATCATGATCGTGGATGA
- a CDS encoding oxidoreductase, with product MSEVWTKDIIPTVSDKVVIVTGSNGGLGYETALALAGKGAKVILAVRNLEKGEKAANKIKSVHVAGEVIVMQLDLSDLASIRKFAAAFLEQYDSLSILVNNAGIMNPPFQLTKDGFELQFGSNHLGHFALTGLLLPRLISTPQSRVVTLSSLAAGNGAIDFNNLDGSKGYNPMKFYSQSKLANLMFARELQNKFNSAHMDSMSIAAHPGISNTNLFSFGSGKQANIFMRSLLKIISQPAHMGALPTLYAATDPTIMGGEYIAPGGMGGTKGYPKSTKIIEKLYDANISNKLWSVSEELTGVYYRFDV from the coding sequence ATGAGCGAAGTTTGGACTAAAGACATCATCCCGACTGTATCCGATAAAGTAGTGATTGTGACAGGTTCGAACGGCGGATTAGGGTATGAGACGGCATTAGCGTTAGCTGGAAAAGGCGCAAAAGTTATCCTTGCAGTTCGTAATCTGGAAAAAGGTGAAAAGGCAGCTAATAAAATAAAATCTGTGCATGTAGCTGGAGAGGTAATCGTTATGCAGCTCGACCTCAGCGATTTAGCTAGTATCCGTAAGTTCGCAGCCGCTTTTCTTGAGCAATATGATTCTTTGTCCATTCTAGTTAATAATGCAGGAATTATGAACCCTCCGTTCCAGTTAACGAAGGATGGCTTTGAGTTGCAGTTTGGTAGCAATCATCTAGGGCATTTTGCACTTACGGGCCTGCTATTGCCTCGATTAATTTCTACTCCGCAATCGAGAGTGGTTACTCTAAGCAGTTTGGCAGCTGGTAATGGTGCAATTGATTTTAATAATTTAGATGGCTCCAAAGGATATAATCCCATGAAGTTCTACAGTCAAAGCAAGCTAGCTAATCTGATGTTTGCAAGAGAACTGCAGAATAAGTTTAATTCCGCCCATATGGATTCTATGAGTATCGCCGCTCATCCAGGAATTTCGAATACCAATCTGTTCTCCTTCGGTTCGGGGAAACAGGCGAATATATTCATGCGGAGTCTTCTGAAAATCATTAGTCAACCTGCACACATGGGGGCATTACCCACCTTGTACGCTGCAACAGATCCGACGATTATGGGAGGAGAGTATATAGCTCCTGGCGGTATGGGCGGCACTAAGGGCTATCCCAAGAGCACTAAGATCATCGAAAAATTATATGACGCTAACATTTCAAACAAGCTATGGAGCGTGTCAGAAGAATTAACAGGGGTATATTACAGATTTGACGTGTAG
- a CDS encoding CD3324 family protein, translating into MKYINADTIFPKELLEEIQRHIPGGLIYIPRPKDAYKKWGENSGGRRIVRERNDEIRQLFAAGTTIDQLADQYCLSIDSIKKIVYRKKG; encoded by the coding sequence GTGAAATATATTAATGCGGATACAATCTTCCCGAAAGAATTGCTTGAAGAAATACAGCGTCATATCCCCGGAGGCCTGATCTATATTCCGAGGCCCAAGGATGCCTATAAGAAATGGGGCGAGAACTCGGGCGGCAGAAGGATTGTCCGGGAGCGGAACGACGAGATCCGCCAGCTTTTTGCTGCGGGAACAACCATTGATCAGCTTGCGGACCAGTACTGTTTATCCATCGATAGCATCAAGAAAATTGTGTATCGCAAAAAGGGATGA
- a CDS encoding response regulator codes for MKVILVDDERLALIGLQKSLEKEVSGIEIIATYMNPTEAVAGIVEHRPDVVFLDIHMPEMDGMDLGRQIQTATPGTEIIFVTSYDQYAVHAFELQALDYVMKPIQKDRLKQTVSRVREKLSVKREQHSKDTNVPLICCFNQIQFKLPGKDIQVAKWRTSKAQELFAYLLHHRNQVVHRSVLLELLWPGMEEEKTAHQLYTAIYHVRQTLKTCNMDMIKIQSGHLEAGYRLELGEAQLDSEQWEREIRQWKVVDASTVHAYEQALHLYKGTYLGNYEYMWAEPERERLRYLWLYHMRQLSLYYQQHGLVEKVIESTQRIQHMLPDEEESYYMLMKLYDEMHNDLGVEEQYRLLTTRMEQDLEIPISEDITEWYQDWKLGLTKVMKK; via the coding sequence GTGAAAGTGATATTGGTTGACGACGAACGTCTAGCGTTGATAGGCCTTCAAAAATCACTAGAAAAAGAAGTAAGCGGCATTGAAATTATTGCTACATATATGAATCCAACAGAGGCTGTGGCGGGTATTGTGGAGCACCGTCCTGATGTTGTATTTCTGGATATTCATATGCCGGAGATGGATGGTATGGATCTGGGAAGACAGATTCAGACGGCAACACCGGGCACCGAAATTATATTTGTGACCAGTTACGATCAATATGCGGTGCATGCTTTCGAATTACAGGCTTTGGATTATGTGATGAAGCCCATCCAAAAGGATCGATTGAAGCAGACGGTAAGCCGCGTAAGAGAGAAACTGAGCGTAAAACGGGAGCAGCATTCAAAGGATACAAACGTACCTTTAATTTGCTGTTTTAATCAGATTCAGTTTAAGCTTCCAGGAAAGGATATCCAGGTTGCTAAATGGCGTACAAGCAAGGCGCAGGAGCTGTTTGCATACTTGCTTCACCACCGGAACCAGGTCGTCCATCGAAGTGTTCTGCTGGAGCTTCTGTGGCCGGGAATGGAAGAGGAAAAGACGGCACACCAACTCTACACTGCGATTTATCATGTCCGCCAAACCCTGAAAACTTGCAATATGGATATGATCAAGATTCAGAGTGGACACCTGGAGGCAGGCTATCGACTCGAATTGGGTGAGGCTCAGTTGGATAGTGAGCAGTGGGAACGGGAAATCAGGCAATGGAAAGTTGTAGACGCAAGTACCGTTCATGCCTATGAGCAAGCGCTTCATCTATATAAGGGTACCTATCTTGGCAATTATGAATACATGTGGGCTGAACCTGAGCGGGAAAGATTACGCTATCTGTGGCTGTATCATATGAGACAACTAAGTTTGTATTACCAGCAGCATGGGCTGGTGGAAAAAGTGATCGAGAGTACACAACGTATCCAGCATATGCTTCCGGATGAAGAAGAAAGTTATTATATGCTAATGAAGTTATATGATGAAATGCACAACGATCTCGGTGTAGAGGAGCAGTATCGTCTCTTAACCACCAGAATGGAGCAAGATTTGGAGATACCGATCAGTGAGGACATTACCGAATGGTATCAGGACTGGAAGCTCGGTTTAACCAAAGTCATGAAAAAATAA
- a CDS encoding dihydrofolate reductase family protein: protein MNMSDNKTILYIAMSLDGYIARLDGSVDWLFDVEGNGGDNGYAAFYKTIGSVVMGRYTYEEVLTLSEDFPYADRPTYVLSRSEQPPSPHVQFTTETVDTLIPRLKQTSDGDVWVVGGGILVQAVLAKKLLDEIEVAIIPKILGEGIPLFPTGTVPSQFKMIRTQTLGQIISIRYEVQNSGTTDTPSNV, encoded by the coding sequence ATGAACATGTCTGATAACAAAACAATTTTGTACATTGCTATGAGTTTGGATGGATATATCGCAAGACTGGATGGTTCAGTCGATTGGTTATTTGATGTGGAAGGTAATGGTGGAGACAACGGGTATGCTGCCTTTTATAAAACGATCGGTAGCGTTGTTATGGGACGTTATACGTATGAAGAGGTGCTCACACTTTCCGAAGATTTCCCCTATGCGGATCGGCCAACATATGTGCTTTCTCGCTCGGAACAGCCGCCCTCTCCACATGTACAGTTTACAACCGAGACAGTAGATACGCTCATTCCCCGGTTAAAGCAAACTTCTGATGGAGACGTGTGGGTTGTGGGTGGCGGAATACTGGTTCAAGCTGTGTTAGCAAAAAAATTGCTGGATGAGATTGAAGTCGCCATCATTCCCAAAATTCTTGGTGAAGGCATTCCCTTATTCCCGACAGGCACTGTGCCAAGCCAATTCAAAATGATCCGAACCCAGACGCTGGGACAGATCATTTCAATTCGTTATGAGGTACAGAACAGCGGCACAACGGACACACCCTCGAATGTCTAG
- a CDS encoding DUF4180 domain-containing protein → MNITIDQQGNSKVAIIESDGIVINNAQDALDLMASVRYTDDADKLIIDKSNITEEFFELRTKLAGEILQKYVNYHVKLAIVGDFEEHNSKSLRDFIYECNNGKHVFFLKNKKEALQKLHNIS, encoded by the coding sequence ATGAACATAACTATTGATCAACAAGGCAATTCCAAGGTCGCCATTATTGAAAGTGATGGCATCGTCATCAACAATGCTCAAGATGCACTGGATTTGATGGCTTCGGTAAGGTATACCGATGATGCTGATAAACTCATTATCGACAAATCGAACATCACGGAAGAGTTCTTCGAACTGAGAACCAAACTTGCAGGCGAGATTTTGCAGAAGTACGTGAACTATCATGTTAAGCTTGCTATTGTGGGAGATTTCGAAGAACATAACAGCAAGAGCTTGAGAGATTTCATCTATGAGTGCAACAATGGCAAGCATGTTTTCTTTTTGAAAAACAAAAAGGAAGCGCTTCAAAAGTTGCATAATATCAGCTAA